The Pseudanabaena galeata CCNP1313 genome includes a region encoding these proteins:
- a CDS encoding GTP-binding protein, translating into MPSDVMPQDENFLSFDEIFEELNYRQAQRTLRDIVANLDLSERERRGLEEPLEELQQMLDKLERQVLQIAVFGMVGRGKSSVLNALMGGQVFETGPLHGVTTSRQAAEWQISREAMQTNGDRTILKASFQGRGEARIELIDTPGIDEVDGEGRAELAKRIAQQADLILFVVAGDITKVEYDALSELRGASKPILLVFNKIDQYPPEDRLAIYAKIRDERVRELLTEDEIVMTAASPLVAKAIRQPDGSFEAELVNGKPQIEDLKLKILEVLDREGKSLIALNTMMFADMVQERVVQRKMFVRDRQANRIIWNCVITQAVAIAVNPFTVIDVISTAIIDVSMIVALSKLYGINMSNRGAISLMQKIAIGMGGISASEFLANFGLSSLKGLLGIAAPATGGLTLGGYVSIAIAQAGVAGFSTYALGLVTKEYLANGASWGADGPKAVVKRILDTIDEDSILARIKDELRAKIDLRRLRKI; encoded by the coding sequence ATGCCTAGCGATGTTATGCCACAAGATGAAAACTTTCTCAGTTTTGATGAAATTTTTGAGGAGCTAAATTATCGCCAAGCACAGCGCACATTGCGAGATATTGTGGCAAATCTGGACTTGTCAGAACGAGAGCGACGTGGACTAGAGGAGCCACTCGAAGAGCTTCAGCAAATGTTAGACAAGTTAGAGCGTCAAGTTCTCCAAATAGCAGTCTTTGGCATGGTGGGACGGGGCAAATCGTCGGTACTCAATGCGCTGATGGGTGGGCAAGTTTTCGAGACTGGCCCCTTACATGGTGTAACTACCAGTCGGCAAGCCGCCGAGTGGCAAATATCGCGAGAGGCGATGCAAACTAACGGCGATCGCACCATTCTGAAGGCTTCATTTCAAGGACGGGGTGAGGCAAGAATCGAATTAATTGATACGCCTGGGATTGATGAGGTGGATGGGGAAGGTCGAGCAGAACTAGCCAAACGGATTGCCCAACAAGCGGATTTAATTTTATTTGTCGTTGCAGGTGACATTACTAAGGTTGAGTATGATGCCCTTTCCGAACTTAGGGGCGCTAGTAAACCGATCCTGCTAGTTTTCAACAAAATTGACCAATACCCCCCTGAAGATCGGCTGGCTATTTATGCCAAAATCCGTGATGAGCGAGTAAGAGAGTTATTAACTGAAGATGAAATTGTGATGACGGCGGCTTCGCCGCTTGTGGCAAAAGCGATCCGTCAGCCCGATGGCTCCTTTGAAGCCGAGCTAGTCAATGGCAAGCCCCAAATTGAAGATTTAAAGCTAAAAATTCTGGAAGTACTCGATCGCGAAGGTAAATCTCTGATTGCGCTAAATACGATGATGTTTGCGGATATGGTGCAGGAGAGAGTTGTACAACGCAAAATGTTTGTGCGCGATCGCCAAGCTAATCGCATTATTTGGAATTGTGTGATCACCCAAGCCGTGGCGATCGCGGTTAATCCCTTCACTGTCATTGATGTGATCAGCACTGCGATTATCGATGTGTCGATGATCGTGGCACTATCGAAGCTGTATGGCATAAATATGAGTAATCGCGGCGCAATTTCACTGATGCAAAAAATTGCGATCGGTATGGGTGGCATCAGCGCCAGTGAATTTTTAGCCAACTTTGGTTTAAGCTCTCTCAAGGGCTTGCTGGGTATAGCCGCGCCTGCAACGGGTGGTTTAACTTTGGGTGGTTACGTATCAATTGCGATCGCCCAAGCAGGTGTGGCAGGTTTCTCGACCTATGCCCTAGGGCTAGTCACCAAGGAATATCTTGCCAATGGTGCATCATGGGGCGCGGATGGTCCCAAAGCAGTGGTTAAACGGATCTTAGACACCATTGATGAAGACTCAATCCTAGCCAGAATCAAAGATGAACTCCGCGCCAAAATCGATCTGCGTAGACTGAGAAAAATATAG
- a CDS encoding MOSC domain-containing protein yields MAKLSKILIFPIKSLDPIALNKVEISQGGALKGDREFAMFDKSGKYINAKRYPKIHLIRARYELGDRLVHLQIQEQLELFTFHLDRDQTALTDWLSAFFEQPVEIRQNNINGFPDDPEAWGATVISESTLATVQSWYVSPPISIEQIRDRFRTNLEIADTEAFWEDHLFGKAGETVPFKIGDVQFFGTNPCQRCPVPTRDPLTGEVYPEFQRIFTRQREATLPMNVERSRFNHFYRLALNTRIPLTESGKVLRIGDLAK; encoded by the coding sequence ATGGCAAAGCTAAGTAAAATCCTAATTTTTCCAATCAAATCGCTAGATCCGATCGCTTTAAATAAAGTCGAGATATCTCAAGGTGGGGCATTAAAAGGCGATCGCGAATTTGCGATGTTTGATAAAAGCGGAAAATATATCAATGCCAAGCGCTATCCCAAAATTCATTTAATTAGGGCTAGGTACGAATTAGGCGATCGGCTAGTACATCTCCAAATCCAAGAGCAACTAGAGCTATTCACTTTCCACTTAGATCGCGATCAAACTGCGCTTACTGATTGGCTAAGTGCATTTTTTGAGCAGCCTGTAGAAATTCGACAAAATAACATTAATGGGTTTCCCGATGATCCTGAAGCGTGGGGTGCAACTGTAATATCTGAATCAACTCTTGCTACTGTGCAGAGTTGGTATGTAAGTCCTCCAATTAGCATTGAGCAAATTCGCGATCGCTTCCGTACCAACTTAGAAATAGCTGATACCGAGGCATTTTGGGAAGATCATTTATTTGGGAAAGCTGGTGAAACAGTTCCATTTAAAATTGGAGATGTTCAGTTTTTTGGGACAAATCCCTGTCAACGTTGTCCAGTCCCTACTCGCGATCCCTTGACTGGTGAAGTTTATCCTGAATTTCAAAGAATTTTCACTCGTCAACGAGAAGCAACTTTACCGATGAATGTAGAGCGATCGCGTTTCAATCATTTCTATCGTCTGGCGCTAAATACACGCATTCCCTTAACAGAATCTGGCAAAGTTCTGAGGATAGGAGATCTAGCTAAGTAG
- a CDS encoding DUF433 domain-containing protein: protein MTLSTTIYPYITANKSILGGVLIIEGTRISVRAIAGYSQMGMSVDEILATLSHLRPSQV from the coding sequence ATGACACTCAGTACAACAATTTATCCATACATTACAGCTAACAAATCGATCTTAGGAGGAGTACTAATTATTGAAGGTACTCGTATCTCTGTTCGAGCGATCGCAGGATATTCCCAAATGGGGATGAGCGTTGATGAAATTTTGGCAACTCTTAGCCATTTGCGACCCTCACAGGTATAG
- a CDS encoding formylglycine-generating enzyme family protein yields MSVVQAIPIYARQRKTARYFIETLPYNVPLEMVEIPAGKFMMGASDHEQDLNSVTNSRPQHEVTLHTFCMGKYPITQEQWRVVATLPQINQELNPDPSNFKGDKRPVETVSWLDAMEFCRRLSKHTKREYRLPSESEWEYACRAGTTTPFHFGETITTDYVNYDGNHPYGDAPKGEYRKETTDVGSFKAANAFGLYDMHGNVWEWCADDWHDSYEGAPKEARIWIKDIKNYEDPETLKLLRGGSWYDNARYCRSACRSDIYARGQRDGYGFRVVCSFSLR; encoded by the coding sequence ATGAGCGTAGTTCAAGCTATCCCAATCTATGCACGTCAACGCAAGACGGCTAGATATTTTATCGAAACTCTACCGTACAATGTTCCATTAGAAATGGTAGAGATTCCTGCGGGTAAGTTTATGATGGGGGCTTCGGATCATGAGCAAGATTTAAATAGTGTTACAAATTCGCGTCCGCAGCATGAAGTAACTCTGCATACTTTTTGTATGGGTAAATATCCGATTACACAAGAACAATGGAGAGTTGTGGCAACACTGCCTCAAATTAATCAAGAACTAAATCCAGATCCATCTAACTTTAAAGGTGATAAACGTCCAGTAGAAACTGTATCGTGGCTAGATGCGATGGAGTTTTGTAGAAGGTTATCAAAGCATACAAAGCGAGAATATAGACTACCGAGCGAGTCAGAATGGGAATATGCTTGTCGGGCGGGAACGACTACGCCGTTTCATTTTGGCGAGACGATTACAACCGATTATGTCAACTACGATGGGAACCATCCCTACGGTGATGCTCCGAAAGGGGAATATCGAAAAGAGACAACAGATGTTGGCAGCTTTAAAGCTGCCAACGCCTTTGGTTTATATGATATGCACGGGAATGTATGGGAATGGTGCGCTGATGATTGGCATGATAGTTATGAAGGAGCGCCGAAAGAAGCACGGATTTGGATAAAAGATATTAAGAATTATGAAGACCCCGAAACTTTAAAGCTGCTGCGTGGTGGTTCGTGGTACGACAATGCTAGGTATTGTCGGTCTGCGTGTCGTAGCGACATTTATGCGCGTGGTCAGCGCGACGGCTACGGTTTTCGGGTTGTCTGCTCTTTTTCTTTGCGGTGA
- a CDS encoding DUF433 domain-containing protein: protein MTLAIPQRSTTTSRYVTRKSTGEPIIIGTNTSVRAIVGLWRLGTSPEEIPNCLPQLTLAQVFDALSFYQDNQAEINEYIDRNRVPEHLIHPAVKAAIQNL from the coding sequence ATGACACTCGCTATACCTCAAAGATCGACTACCACATCTCGCTATGTAACTCGCAAATCCACAGGCGAACCAATCATCATTGGTACAAATACCTCTGTCAGAGCGATCGTGGGCTTATGGAGATTAGGCACATCTCCTGAAGAAATCCCTAACTGCTTGCCACAGCTAACATTGGCACAAGTATTCGACGCTCTAAGCTTCTATCAGGATAATCAAGCAGAAATAAATGAATATATCGATCGCAATCGCGTCCCAGAGCATTTAATTCATCCTGCCGTAAAAGCAGCAATTCAAAACCTGTGA
- a CDS encoding DUF5615 family PIN-like protein → MKIFASLYLDEDMNNMVATLLRSRGIDAVTVQKSDMLGKSDQEQLAYAAANERCILTHNRVDYEDLHLQYGQANLTHSGIIVVPQKSPYEIVNRVMILLDSMTADEIANQLLYV, encoded by the coding sequence GTGAAAATATTCGCCAGCTTATATCTTGACGAAGATATGAATAACATGGTCGCCACACTACTGCGATCGCGTGGTATTGATGCCGTCACAGTTCAAAAGAGCGATATGTTAGGTAAATCCGATCAAGAGCAACTAGCCTATGCTGCTGCTAATGAACGTTGCATTTTGACCCATAACCGAGTTGATTACGAAGATTTACATTTGCAGTATGGGCAAGCCAATCTCACCCATTCAGGAATTATCGTAGTTCCTCAAAAGAGTCCTTATGAAATTGTTAATCGGGTCATGATTTTGCTCGACTCAATGACTGCTGACGAAATTGCCAATCAGTTACTTTATGTTTAA
- a CDS encoding RNA-directed DNA polymerase, producing the protein MRRFSLYSFDRFVKEQLQVKNYLRYVDDFALFHSDRAILADARCQVEAYLESIYLTIHPIKSQLFETKYGTNFVGFRVLSDRLRVRSENLRRGRRRLRVLKKACQSGAIERDKLNLSMQSWFAHLGHAHSWHLRQKIIASLKEQ; encoded by the coding sequence ATGCGCCGCTTTTCTCTTTATAGTTTTGACCGATTTGTAAAAGAGCAATTACAAGTTAAAAACTATTTGCGATATGTCGATGACTTTGCATTGTTTCATAGCGATCGCGCTATTCTTGCTGATGCGAGATGTCAGGTTGAAGCCTATCTAGAAAGTATCTATTTGACGATTCACCCGATTAAAAGTCAATTGTTCGAGACAAAGTACGGGACAAATTTTGTGGGTTTTCGGGTGTTAAGCGATCGTTTGCGAGTGCGTAGTGAAAACCTTCGTAGAGGAAGGCGACGTTTGCGGGTACTAAAAAAAGCTTGCCAATCAGGAGCTATAGAACGCGATAAGCTTAATCTATCTATGCAAAGCTGGTTTGCCCATCTTGGTCATGCGCATAGTTGGCATCTACGCCAGAAAATTATTGCTAGCCTAAAAGAACAGTAG
- a CDS encoding SUMF1/EgtB/PvdO family nonheme iron enzyme, with the protein MGSKLLRGGSWNNNAQNCRSAYRNNNNARNQNNNIGFRVVCVLR; encoded by the coding sequence ATTGGCTCAAAACTGCTTCGCGGTGGTTCGTGGAACAACAATGCTCAGAATTGTCGGTCTGCGTATCGCAACAACAACAATGCGCGTAATCAGAACAACAACATCGGTTTTCGGGTTGTGTGCGTTTTGCGGTGA
- a CDS encoding formylglycine-generating enzyme family protein translates to MSTVIASELTVEPILQYPRLAKIGTAFLLTVDLKPLQYGDTWAYPDIEEVPVRFIINAGTLFRVEFLGEPVAIVHRYGGTYSPARFLLTPEPNSFGKSGKVRITLTNRFGMPMTVLETDEIEVRQEVSAENLITLATRKVSPPPIEWLTHEFDEISIQILKLEMEPIPTGSFMMGAPKAEKDSNDDERPQHKVSVPDFMIGIYPITQAQWRFVATLPKVKTDLEPDPSNFKGEDRPVERVSWLDAMEFCRRLSKHTKREYRLPSEAEWEYACRAGTTTAYSFGDNAAELGEYAWYGENSDSQTHPVGQKQPNAFGLYDMHGNVWEWCADDWHESYKGAPKDGSVWIKDNKNYEAPEASKLLRGGSWDFFAQYCRSASRFNFLARVQYDSFGFRVVCVLR, encoded by the coding sequence ATGAGTACTGTTATTGCTTCTGAACTCACAGTTGAGCCGATCTTGCAATATCCACGTCTTGCGAAAATTGGGACTGCTTTTTTATTGACGGTAGATCTCAAACCTTTGCAGTATGGTGATACTTGGGCTTATCCCGATATCGAAGAAGTGCCAGTGCGATTCATTATTAATGCGGGTACGCTCTTTCGGGTGGAATTTTTGGGTGAGCCTGTGGCGATCGTGCATCGCTATGGTGGAACCTATAGCCCTGCGAGGTTTTTGCTGACTCCTGAGCCGAATAGTTTTGGTAAAAGTGGCAAGGTTCGGATTACGCTGACTAATCGATTTGGGATGCCCATGACGGTTTTGGAGACGGATGAAATAGAGGTACGGCAGGAGGTTAGCGCTGAGAACTTGATCACTCTTGCTACAAGAAAAGTGTCGCCGCCGCCTATTGAATGGCTAACGCATGAGTTTGATGAGATTTCCATCCAAATTCTTAAATTAGAAATGGAGCCAATCCCTACGGGAAGCTTTATGATGGGAGCGCCAAAAGCTGAGAAAGATAGTAATGATGATGAGCGTCCACAACATAAGGTTAGCGTTCCAGATTTTATGATAGGCATATATCCGATTACTCAGGCTCAATGGCGGTTTGTGGCAACGCTGCCAAAAGTTAAAACAGATCTTGAACCAGATCCATCTAACTTCAAAGGTGAAGATCGTCCAGTGGAGCGAGTATCGTGGCTGGATGCGATGGAATTTTGTCGGCGGCTATCAAAGCATACGAAGCGTGAATATAGGCTACCAAGTGAAGCAGAGTGGGAATATGCTTGTCGGGCGGGAACGACTACAGCTTATTCCTTCGGTGATAATGCTGCTGAGTTGGGTGAGTATGCTTGGTATGGTGAAAATTCTGATAGTCAAACCCATCCCGTCGGGCAAAAGCAGCCGAACGCCTTTGGTTTATACGATATGCATGGCAATGTGTGGGAATGGTGTGCTGATGATTGGCACGAAAGTTATAAAGGAGCGCCAAAAGATGGAAGTGTTTGGATAAAAGATAATAAGAATTATGAAGCGCCCGAAGCGAGCAAGCTGCTTCGCGGTGGTTCGTGGGACTTCTTTGCTCAGTATTGTCGGTCTGCGTCTCGCTTCAACTTCCTTGCGCGTGTTCAGTACGACAGCTTCGGTTTTCGGGTTGTGTGCGTTTTGCGGTGA
- a CDS encoding substrate-binding periplasmic protein, with translation MFKFAHKLAGLAIYTGLCLGITSTITPTTSPALAEDSSLGIVMRRGHLRVGIDAAIGGPYMFWNAKTQFYDGFELEIIQEIAARLNIEPRPINIPWANQPENLASRQVDILLSAREEGALETGDTKGKFIETVPYYRNTQRLLIRSDGTQIKSLRDMIGKRVGVVANSGGAAIAETYNKNRGNAIRLFSSRDLDRMVIQLRDRQLDAMILDEPVAVWQVRNNPNFTIVGEPLIPIRLVAIVNKDDVSLKKAIDKALTEMRQEGKLEQILKRWNLWESQKTLKSTKVLPVTVLAIITPYSVYQ, from the coding sequence ATGTTTAAGTTTGCTCACAAACTTGCTGGCTTAGCAATTTATACAGGGCTATGTCTAGGAATCACTAGCACCATAACGCCCACCACATCACCCGCATTAGCTGAAGATAGCAGCCTTGGTATTGTCATGCGGCGCGGACATTTGCGGGTGGGCATCGATGCAGCGATCGGTGGTCCCTACATGTTTTGGAATGCCAAAACCCAATTTTATGATGGCTTTGAGCTAGAAATTATTCAAGAAATTGCCGCAAGACTAAATATTGAGCCACGTCCCATTAATATCCCTTGGGCAAATCAACCTGAAAATTTAGCTTCGCGGCAGGTAGATATCCTGCTCAGTGCAAGGGAAGAAGGAGCCTTAGAAACAGGCGACACCAAAGGCAAATTTATTGAAACTGTGCCTTATTATCGTAATACTCAACGTTTGCTAATCCGATCCGATGGGACACAAATCAAATCCTTGCGCGATATGATCGGCAAGCGCGTTGGGGTTGTCGCAAATAGTGGAGGCGCAGCGATCGCCGAAACCTATAATAAAAACAGAGGCAACGCCATTCGCCTGTTTTCATCACGGGATCTTGATCGGATGGTGATCCAACTACGCGATCGCCAACTTGATGCAATGATCCTTGATGAACCTGTGGCAGTATGGCAAGTACGCAACAATCCCAACTTTACAATTGTTGGGGAACCGTTAATTCCAATCCGTCTTGTGGCGATCGTCAACAAAGATGATGTCTCGCTCAAAAAAGCCATCGATAAGGCTTTAACAGAGATGCGTCAAGAGGGTAAACTCGAACAGATACTTAAGAGGTGGAACCTGTGGGAAAGCCAGAAAACTTTAAAATCAACAAAGGTCTTGCCAGTTACGGTATTAGCGATCATTACGCCATACTCGGTTTACCAATGA
- a CDS encoding J domain-containing protein, protein MGKPENFKINKGLASYGISDHYAILGLPMTTDAAQIRKKFLKLAKILHPDVFGRTPEEKETATKYFSKMVSPAYQLLNHDRERGEYLATLRMFAQNKKQKEEVPTLSSEIAQKLYRIPHEITYKQYVEQISPKQYETLDSIMEYTATLSELNLVYLFTQTSLGFTSGSSSAAASPVVSQSANAEATPAAKPAQSPALRNLNMAELFISKKQWTDALKELLSAEKIDPNNAKVYALKGLVQMNQNAAAIAKSSFQKALKLDPKEPTALKYINQVTAATKPPEKPPEKKGGLFGWGKK, encoded by the coding sequence GTGGGAAAGCCAGAAAACTTTAAAATCAACAAAGGTCTTGCCAGTTACGGTATTAGCGATCATTACGCCATACTCGGTTTACCAATGACCACTGATGCCGCACAAATTCGCAAAAAATTTCTCAAACTAGCGAAGATTTTGCATCCTGATGTATTTGGGAGAACTCCCGAGGAGAAAGAGACTGCTACCAAATATTTCTCAAAGATGGTCAGTCCAGCCTATCAATTGCTCAACCACGATCGCGAACGCGGTGAATATTTAGCAACTTTGAGAATGTTTGCCCAAAACAAAAAACAAAAGGAAGAAGTACCTACCCTCAGTTCCGAAATTGCTCAAAAACTGTATCGGATTCCCCACGAAATCACTTACAAGCAATATGTCGAGCAGATTTCACCCAAGCAATATGAAACCCTTGACTCGATCATGGAGTATACCGCTACTCTCAGCGAGTTAAATCTCGTATATTTATTTACCCAAACCAGTCTTGGCTTTACGTCAGGCAGCAGTAGTGCCGCCGCATCACCTGTCGTCAGTCAGAGTGCTAACGCCGAGGCAACTCCTGCGGCTAAACCTGCCCAGTCACCTGCACTGCGTAATCTGAATATGGCGGAGCTATTTATCAGTAAGAAACAATGGACTGATGCCCTCAAAGAACTGCTCAGTGCCGAAAAAATCGATCCCAATAATGCCAAAGTCTATGCGCTCAAGGGCTTAGTGCAGATGAATCAAAATGCGGCGGCGATCGCTAAGTCAAGCTTTCAAAAAGCACTCAAACTTGATCCCAAAGAACCAACGGCTCTCAAATACATTAATCAGGTAACCGCAGCTACAAAACCACCAGAAAAACCACCAGAGAAGAAAGGCGGGCTATTTGGCTGGGGCAAAAAATAG
- a CDS encoding GGDEF domain-containing response regulator, with amino-acid sequence MDFRKLKYYRHNSLILVISGDRQLLATIAEVLTTEKYNFITETSGEKAWEIILEKKPAFVIADWTIPDVSGLALCHRVKENLEHPELQTTYFVLIVEVSNAQQRQIALDTGVDEFLNNPVDHSELKARLRTGLRLTALTQSLTWTNQRLLAQNDLLDALSLSDPLTKVLSEQAFAGIRQNIMSQFRGFGTYKSYSYLSVLIIDIDRLNSIVQSYGERIRDEAIKAIAGRLSHSCAANSLIYRHGDEFACVTPHHDTESATQLSLNLLSSIRSHPIAVSSGLLFPLTISIGGVVASLENQNQQMHDINFDELVALASHSLLQAQKSGGDRNYIEISG; translated from the coding sequence TTGGATTTCCGCAAATTAAAATACTACCGACATAATTCCCTGATTTTAGTTATTAGCGGCGATCGCCAACTTTTAGCGACGATCGCCGAAGTTCTAACAACTGAAAAATATAATTTCATTACGGAAACCAGTGGTGAGAAAGCATGGGAAATAATTCTAGAAAAGAAACCCGCATTTGTCATTGCTGATTGGACAATCCCAGATGTCTCAGGTTTAGCACTTTGTCATCGCGTCAAGGAAAATCTTGAACATCCCGAATTACAGACAACTTACTTTGTCTTGATCGTCGAAGTTTCCAATGCTCAACAACGTCAAATTGCTTTAGATACTGGTGTCGATGAATTTCTCAATAATCCTGTGGATCACTCTGAACTAAAGGCGAGATTGCGGACAGGACTCCGCCTCACGGCTTTGACCCAATCTCTAACTTGGACAAATCAAAGATTGCTAGCTCAAAATGACTTACTGGATGCTCTAAGCTTGTCTGATCCTCTAACCAAGGTCTTAAGTGAGCAAGCCTTTGCGGGGATAAGGCAAAATATAATGTCGCAGTTTAGAGGATTTGGAACTTACAAAAGTTACAGTTATCTAAGTGTGTTGATTATTGATATTGATCGCTTAAACTCCATTGTTCAGTCCTACGGTGAGAGAATTAGGGACGAGGCAATCAAAGCGATCGCAGGACGATTAAGTCATAGTTGCGCGGCAAATAGTTTGATTTATCGGCATGGGGATGAGTTTGCCTGTGTTACTCCTCACCATGATACGGAGAGCGCCACCCAACTTTCTCTCAATCTTCTTTCTAGTATTCGTAGTCATCCGATCGCCGTTTCTTCGGGCTTATTATTTCCACTGACCATTAGTATTGGTGGGGTAGTAGCATCTCTAGAAAATCAGAATCAGCAGATGCATGATATCAATTTTGATGAACTAGTTGCCTTAGCCTCACACTCATTACTACAAGCCCAAAAATCTGGTGGCGATCGAAACTATATTGAAATATCTGGCTAA
- a CDS encoding ABC transporter ATP-binding protein: MVEVLSNESQKQIIQSNAIVADGLSKTYRTGFWLNQKISSLQDFSLTIRQGETFGVLGPNGAGKTTLLKILLGIVKPTSGTGEILGYPLGDRAAKQSIGYLPENAYYYDYLTGWELLDFIGSLFGVAPSLRRQRIADLLDLVGLSQSVARKKQLRQYSKGMVQRIGVAQALINDPEIVFLDEPMSGLDPVGRYQVREIILMLKNQGKTVFFNSHILSDVELICDRIGILNKGELVAMGTLNELLGTEQSYQVSGRGGSEEELRPWLEHLIFQNDTWHGQLAKDLPEFLTYIASIGAKAIAIELARQTLEEFFIDQIKASRHKD, from the coding sequence ATGGTAGAAGTATTGTCTAATGAATCCCAGAAACAGATTATTCAAAGCAACGCTATTGTCGCGGACGGCTTGAGCAAAACTTATCGTACTGGCTTTTGGTTAAATCAAAAAATTAGTTCTTTACAGGATTTTTCATTAACCATTCGTCAAGGCGAAACCTTTGGTGTACTTGGTCCTAATGGGGCAGGTAAAACCACTTTATTAAAGATTTTATTGGGTATTGTCAAGCCCACATCGGGAACTGGTGAAATTTTAGGGTATCCCCTCGGTGATCGCGCCGCTAAGCAATCCATCGGCTATTTACCTGAAAATGCTTACTATTACGACTATTTGACAGGCTGGGAACTTCTTGATTTTATTGGTAGCCTATTTGGAGTTGCACCGTCTCTACGTCGTCAACGTATTGCTGATTTGCTGGATCTGGTAGGACTATCGCAGTCTGTAGCAAGGAAAAAGCAATTGCGCCAATATTCTAAAGGTATGGTGCAGCGGATTGGGGTCGCCCAAGCTCTGATCAATGATCCCGAAATTGTGTTTCTCGATGAGCCAATGTCTGGGCTTGATCCTGTTGGTCGCTATCAAGTGCGTGAAATTATTTTGATGCTCAAAAATCAGGGCAAAACCGTATTTTTTAACAGCCATATTTTGTCTGATGTGGAGTTAATCTGCGATCGCATTGGCATCCTCAATAAAGGCGAACTAGTGGCGATGGGGACTTTAAACGAGTTACTGGGTACAGAGCAGTCCTATCAGGTCAGTGGGCGCGGTGGTTCTGAGGAAGAGCTGAGACCTTGGTTAGAGCATTTAATCTTCCAGAATGATACTTGGCATGGTCAATTAGCGAAGGATCTACCAGAATTTTTGACTTATATTGCGAGTATCGGGGCAAAGGCGATCGCGATCGAGCTAGCCCGCCAAACACTCGAAGAATTTTTTATCGATCAAATCAAGGCTTCACGGCATAAAGATTAA
- a CDS encoding ABC transporter ATP-binding protein, which produces MLEVRKICKSYGKKQVLQDLSFAIQAGEVYGLLGPNGAGKTTTISILCGLIQADFGLVTMNGLHASGATRSLIGVAPQENIFYKSLTCEENLRFFGQLYGLSNEACRKQAQYCLELVGLGDRAKSIADTLSGGMQRRLSMAIALVHQPQLVVLDEPTTGLDIEARYEVWELIRKLKSQDTAILLTTHMLDEAERLCQRIGIIKQGSLLAEGSLEELRQHVPAKEIAIICTPTEDLAIARAIELGFAYRYYGRDLAFWLPKVMELKEILECFEGITIDSIMRQPVRLENIYVEVTQGSK; this is translated from the coding sequence GTGCTAGAAGTTCGCAAAATCTGTAAATCTTATGGGAAGAAGCAAGTTTTACAGGACTTAAGTTTTGCTATTCAAGCAGGCGAAGTCTATGGTTTACTAGGTCCAAATGGTGCTGGTAAAACCACTACGATTAGTATTTTATGTGGTTTGATTCAAGCTGATTTTGGACTTGTCACAATGAATGGTCTACATGCATCAGGTGCAACGCGATCGCTGATTGGCGTGGCTCCTCAAGAAAATATTTTTTATAAGAGCTTAACCTGCGAAGAAAATTTGCGTTTTTTTGGGCAGCTTTATGGACTGAGCAATGAAGCTTGTCGCAAGCAAGCTCAGTACTGCTTAGAACTAGTGGGACTAGGCGATCGCGCTAAAAGTATTGCTGACACTCTTAGTGGCGGAATGCAGCGCCGTCTGAGCATGGCGATCGCCCTTGTGCATCAGCCGCAATTAGTGGTACTTGATGAGCCGACCACAGGACTAGATATTGAAGCTCGTTATGAAGTTTGGGAATTGATTCGCAAACTTAAAAGTCAAGATACTGCCATTTTATTGACTACCCATATGCTCGACGAAGCCGAACGCCTTTGTCAGCGAATTGGCATTATCAAACAAGGAAGTTTGCTGGCGGAAGGGAGTCTCGAAGAACTGCGTCAACATGTCCCAGCTAAGGAAATTGCGATCATTTGTACACCTACTGAAGATTTGGCGATCGCTAGGGCGATCGAGTTGGGTTTTGCCTATCGCTACTATGGTCGAGATTTAGCGTTTTGGCTACCTAAGGTCATGGAACTAAAAGAAATTTTGGAATGTTTTGAAGGCATCACAATTGACTCAATTATGCGTCAACCCGTCCGCCTTGAAAATATCTACGTAGAAGTCACCCAAGGCTCCAAATAA